In Lacerta agilis isolate rLacAgi1 chromosome 8, rLacAgi1.pri, whole genome shotgun sequence, one genomic interval encodes:
- the LOC117051809 gene encoding 26S proteasome non-ATPase regulatory subunit 8-like, whose amino-acid sequence MYEQLRAEWNRKNLSLSKCGDLLGRLKLALLELNFLPTTGTKLTKQQLILASDILEIGAQWSILKKDIPSFERYIAKLKCYYFDYK is encoded by the exons ATGTACGAGCAGCTGAGGGCCGAGTGGAACCGCAAGAACCTCAGCCTGAGCAAGTGCGGAGACTTGCTGGGCCGGCTCAAG TTAGCTCTGCTTGAACTCAACTTTCTGCCCACAACAGGCACAAAACTGACTAAACAGCAGCTTATCTTGGCAAGTGA tattCTAGAAATCGGAGCACAGTGGAGTATCCTGAAGAAGGACATCCCGTCTTTTGAGAGGTACATAGCCAAGCTGAAGTGCTACTACTTTGATTACAAGTGA